Proteins from one Kazachstania africana CBS 2517 chromosome 1, complete genome genomic window:
- the AEP1 gene encoding Aep1p (similar to Saccharomyces cerevisiae AEP1 (YMR064W); ancestral locus Anc_2.631), protein MQRLPIGSDTGYNNLYLKLVRASHSAPRRKEGFLRYNPPPEKLIHPFYRATPIEQFRLCYKQRNTSIANGKPIFSSLILHPKTFKTILTPISLKFNSNIGLHKWVNDYNLNLSTRKIQLCQLSNDTIPKFHLHDISDDQQFKEIIQLMSRSKCEMEAIKPLALNSLLDYFMLNSDKSIFLEDAYFSILQKHTHSIEGLKLVLGSMSMHIELSVIDQFRTVEKLLFQALNTFNQLNTVKPIPLSELFFLIDEKFHLEHHCTESFKPYIIEELIHYYTKIKDITTAKNLLNKLIFVNNIIPSISTISSYLDLVREKSQAKNKKYCRQKQIIYISDLMPILEQPSSTLRKAKLLILKFLTPLCIHYNEILSLMRILKENNDMKLFLSIKSHFIDAIVKMETRSNGEESRNLASFYMLVEDDISDKDCTTFIHSFASTGNFSMISRIIESHGVEVDEKLARRIVERLPKDSEYKSPLYNRLKILFYGKYITQFDIGNA, encoded by the coding sequence ATGCAGAGATTGCCTATAGGAAGTGACACTGGGTACAATAATCTGTACTTGAAGTTAGTTAGAGCATCTCACAGCGCTCCACGTCGAAAGGAGGGTTTTCTTAGATATAATCCACCACCTGAGAAATTGATCCATCCATTTTACAGGGCCACACCAATTGAACAATTCAGGCTTTGTTATAAACAAAGAAATACTTCTATAGCCAATGGAAAACCGATTTTCTCCTCATTAATATTGCATCCGAAAACTTTCAAGACCATTTTGACTCCCATATCtctcaaattcaattcaaatattggTCTTCATAAATGGGTAAATGATTACAATCTGAACCTTAGTACGAGAAAAATCCAGCTTTGCCAATTATCTAATGATActattccaaaatttcatttacaTGATATAAGTGATGACCaacaatttaaagaaataattCAGTTAATGTCAAGAAGTAAGTGCGAAATGGAAGCGATCAAACCTTTGGCATTGAATTCCCTACTAGATTATTTCATGCTAAATTCAGATAAGAGCATTTTTCTGGAGGAtgcatatttttcaatacttcAAAAACACACTCATTCTATTGAAGGCTTAAAGTTAGTTCTGGGCTCTATGTCCATGCACATAGAACTTTCGGTCATAGACCAATTTAGAACGGTGGAAAAATTACTTTTCCAAGCGTTGAATACGTTCAATCAGTTGAATACTGTAAAACCAATACCATTAAGTGAATTATTCTTTCTCATAGACGAGAAATTTCACTTGGAACACCATTGCACGGAATCCTTTAAACCCtatattattgaagaattaattCACTATTATACCAAAATCAAAGACATTACTACTGctaaaaatcttttgaacaagttaatatttgtaaataaCATAATACCTAGCATTTCTACCATATCCTCATATCTGGACTTAGTCAGAGAAAAATCCCaagcaaaaaataaaaaatactGCAGACAAaaacaaataatttatatCAGTGATCTAATGCCAATTCTTGAACAACCATCTTCCACGCTTAGAAAAGCAAAACTActaatattaaaatttttaactCCCCTATGTATTCATTACAATGAAATCCTGAGTCTAATGAGAATTCTGAAGGAAAATAATGACATGAAATTATTCCTTTCTATAAAATCGCATTTTATAGATGCTATTGTAAAAATGGAGACTAGAAGCAATGGAGaagaatcaagaaatttggCTTCATTTTATATGCTAGTAGAAGATGACATATCCGACAAAGATTGTACCACATTCATCCACTCATTTGCGTCCACGGGAAATTTCAGCATGATTTCACGTATAATTGAGAGTCATGGCGTTGAAGtcgatgaaaaattggcCCGTAGAATAGTAGAAAGGCTTCCGAAAGACAGTGAATACAAATCGCCCCTCTATAACAGGCTGAAAATACTATTTTATGGAAAGTACATCACACAGTTCGACATAGGGAATGCCTAA